The following proteins are co-located in the Neodiprion virginianus isolate iyNeoVirg1 chromosome 6, iyNeoVirg1.1, whole genome shotgun sequence genome:
- the LOC124308207 gene encoding polyamine-transporting ATPase 13A3 isoform X2, with product MTNPSLILIIIERSLRMTNKFTDVSRGTRGNGLLHLKNGVDYINAGEEDQMEIYGYKRNHLWTSITWIFIICTAGLLRLFFHWIPHLMLLATHSKCSLEEAEAVLLVEKFQGKHTSRYVKKLITISAEEVSRLSKDGESLIGKDTFPEDDFLTEVEEDRGPLTLSVHLSGGQFKDFKSILTFSCKKLTYVWDTDRCEFLKLKGLDEGVLTSTLHQMRGLTAQDQFMRRFVYGSNEIVIPVKSILTLLCLEVLNPFYIFQLFSFCLWIADDYLYYAMAILTMSSFGIIIAVIQTRRNQHNLRSTVHASDVATVIRDPSSGKTATVQTEHLVPGDVLVIPSHGCIMPCDAVLLTGNCILNESMLTGESVPVTKTPIPASSELLYDTKEHARHTLYCGTQVIQTRYFGTEKVIAVVIRTGFNTSKGGLVRSIMYPPPVDFKFEQDSYKFVILLACIASIGFVYTIISKVLQGISGHRIALEALDLITIVVPPALPAAMTVGRLVAQNRLQNKKIYCTSPRAINVSGSIDCVCFDKTGTLTEDGLDMWGVVPISNKMFQSPVKDISTLELDEVLVGMVTCHSITLIDRQLSGDPLDLKMFESTGWTLEEPDVSDTSKFSMLFPTVVRPPKGSKFAGVNCNDLTISPERQNSKRSAMNDQMTDTTSNLEDTLSESTMQLSEQSLEIGIVRQFPFTSSLQRMSVITRTLGANHFDLYCKGSPEMIFSLSKPESIPSNFATVLQEYTSEGYRVIALAHKSLNRLSYAKVQRISRESAETDLNFLAFVILENRLKPGTSPVIKLLNEACIKTVMVTGDNMLTALSVARDCGIVKHHVTVIAVAAITQQNLTKPQIYFTQSNSQCSPTSPVGNDISEMTDLNSVASLETVENGSTQGNHTGNQINYLSDDLHISTNKYVFSLTGKTWSMVKQHHPELIPKLATRGAIFARMSPDQKQQLVQELQALGYYVAMVGDGANDCGALKAAHTGISLSDTESSVASPFTSRDTDISCLLSVIREGRAALSTSFGIFKYMAAYSLTQFVSVMLLYNIRSNLTDIEFLYIDLFVISIFAFFFGRTEAYDGPLAKTAPLTSLISTSPILSLIFQILIVIIFQFMSLFHLGQQDCYKTCIENLEENATEEEEVGCFENYTIFIISSMQYIILAVAFSKGRPYRKPIWTNWGLLSSFILMSLFSIYMALNPFEWLADQFELVLPPDMGFRYVLLGYGLANFVLSMVVEYFVVEYIIFGKLRYRWHDVYKSKKRYLAIERDMASNHKWPPISQEPLPEAAPDILIRQNLTEIKIENITETNPTSDFINSNVIQETNSDFKRFGSAREVTLNPRSLFSDRRTAVSMQTVPSFDDDREIDREVRYTPSSCKLELPAKRRHNSESENGIYPYEKSYRNYNTNPIATLPRHPPSQQVAPSDEFKSVMVHKSEESNFRSATQSVLELDILPS from the exons ATGACCAACCCaagtttgattttgataataatagagCGCTCGTTACGGATGACTAACAAATTCACCGACGTCAGTCGCG GTACTCGAGGCAATGGCCTTCTTCATCTTAAGAATGGCGTTGACTATATCAACGCGGGCGAAGAGGACCAAATGGAAATTTATGG ATACAAAAGAAATCACTTATGGACATCGATCACATGGATATTTATCATCTGCACAGCGGGTCTGTTACGCTTATTCTTTCACTGGATACCGCATTTGATGTTACTTGCCACACATTCGAAATGCTCATTGGAAGAAGCAGAGGCAGTGCTTTTGGTAGAAAAGTTCCAAGGAAAACATACCAGTCGCTACGTGAAGAAATTGATTACCATCAGCGCAGAGGAAGTCTC AAGACTGTCCAAAGATGGAGAATCATTAATTGGCAAGGACACATTTCCAGAGGATGATTTCTTGACTGAAGTCGAAGAAGATCGAGGTCCGCTTACTTTATCAGTTCATTTAAGCGGTGGTCAGTTTAAAG aTTTCAAATCTATCCTAACATTTTCCTGCAAGAAACTCACTTACGTTTGGGACACGGACAggtgtgaatttttaaaattgaaaggtTTGGACGAAGGGGTTCTGACCTCAACGCTTCACCAAATGCGAGGATTGACAGCACAGGATCAATTTATGCG GCGTTTCGTTTACGGGAGCAATGAAATTGTTATCCCGGTTAAAAGTATACTGACACTTCTCTGCTTGGAAGTTTTGAATCCTTtctatatatttcaattattcagcTTCTGTCTTTGGATTGCCGACGATTATCTGTACTACGCTATGGCTATTCTGACTATGTCTAGTTTCGGCATTATTATAGCGGTGATTCAAACAAGGAGG AACCAACACAACTTGAGGTCTACGGTTCACGCATCTGATGTGGCAACGGTTATTCGCGACCCATCGAGTGGAAAAACTGCGACCGTACAAACGGAACATTTGGTACCTGGTGATGTGCTCGTGATTCCATCTCACGGATGCATTATGCCTTGCGACGCTGTCCTGTTGACAGGGAATTGTATCTTAAACGAATCGATGTTAACCGGGGAATCAGTACCGGTAACAAAAACGCCTATTCCCGCTTCAAGTGAGCTTTTGTACGACACAAAAGAACACGCGAGGCACACGTTGTACTGTGGAACGCAGGTAATTCAGACAAGGTACTTCGGTACGGAAAAAGTAATCGCTGTTGTAATCAGGACCGGATTTAATACTAGCAAGGGTGGGCTAGTGCGATCTATAATGTATCCACCACCGGTTGACTTTAAATTTGAGCAGGACTCCTACAAGTTTGTAATACTCTTAGCTTGCATCGCTAGCATTGGTTTCGTATATACAATTATCTCTAAAGTGCTCCAAGGTATTTCCGGACACCGAATAGCATTGGAAGCACTTGACTTGATCACTATTGTGGTACCACCAGCTCTTCCGGCTGCTATGACGGTTGGACGACTCGTCGCTCAGAACAGGCTGCAAAATAAGAAGATTTATTGCACCAGTCCAAGAGCTATCAATGTCTCGGGTTCAATCGACTGCGTATGCTTTGACAAAACGGGAACGTTAACCGAAGACGGATTGGATATGTGGGGGGTCGTTCCCATATCAAACAAAATGTTTCAAAGTCCAGTCAAAGACATATCTACTCTTGAATTAGACGAAGTACTCGTTGGTATGGTCACCTGTCACAGTATTACATTAATCGACCGTCAGTTGTCCGGAGACCCCCTGGATCTCAAGATGTTTGAATCGACGGGTTGGACACTGGAAGAGCCAGACGTTTCTGATACTTCCAAGTTCTCTATGCTCTTTCCAACTGTCGTCAGGCCACCAAAAGGGTCAAAGTTCGCCGGAGTTAATTGTAACGATCTCACGATATCGCCGGAACGTCAGAATTCCAAAAGATCAGCCATGAACGACCAGATGACAGACACAACTAGCAATCTTGAGGATACCCTTAGTGAGTCGACGATGCAGCTGAGTGAACAGTCTCTTGAAATCGGTATTGTCAGGCAGTTCCCATTTACATCGAGTTTGCAGCGAATGAGCGTTATCACGAGAACGTTGGGAGCCAATCACTTTGACCTGTACTGCAAAGGAAGCCCTGAGATGATTTTTAGCTTGTCCAAGCCCGAATCAA TTCCATCAAATTTTGCGACCGTTCTGCAAGAATACACTTCCGAAGGATACAGGGTAATTGCCCTGGCTCATAAATCGTTGAATAGATTGTCTTACGCTAAAGTACAGCGGATAAGTAGAGAGTCAGCGGAAACGGATTTAAACTTCTTGGCTTTCGTGATATTAGAGAACCGACTGAAGCCTGGTACTTCGCCAGTTATCAAATTGTTGAACGAAGCCTGTATCAAAACAGTGATGGTGACGGGGGACAACATGCTAACTGCCTTGTCGGTAGCCAGGGATTGTGGAATTGTGAAACATCACGTCACTGTAATTGCCGTGGCTGCAATTACGCAGCAAAACCTCACGAAGCCGCAgatttattttactcaaaGTAATAGTCAGTGTAGTCCAACATCGCCTGTGGGAAATGACATAAGTGAAATGACCGATTTAAACAGCGTAGCCAGTTTGGAGACCGTGGAAAATGGATCCACACAAGGCAATCACACCGGCAATCAAATCAACTATTTGTCAGACGA TTTGCACATTTCTACAAACAAATACGTATTCTCATTGACGGGAAAGACTTGGTCAATGGTTAAGCAGCATCATCCGGAATTGATACCAAAGTTAGCTACACGGGGAGCCATCTTTGCGAGAATGTCACCGGACCAGAAACAACAACTCGTACAAGAGCTACAAGCATTGGGATATTACGTCG CGATGGTCGGAGACGGTGCCAACGACTGCGGTGCTTTGAAGGCAGCGCACACCGGcatctcattgtcagacaCGGAATCATCGGTAGCTTCACCGTTCACGAGCCGTGACACAGACATATCATGTCTACTCTCCGTCATCAGAGAAGGACGAGCAGCGCTATCTACTTCCTTTGGAATCTTCAAGTACATGGCGGCTTATTCTCTCACACAATTCGTTTCAGTTATGCTGCTCTACAATATCAGGTCGAACCTCACGGACATAGAGTTTCTCTACATCGATCTCTTCGTTATATCAATATTTGCCTTCTTCTTTGGTCGGACCGAAGCCTACGATGGTCCCCTGGCAAAAACAGCACCTCTAACAAGTCTCATCAGCACATCCCCGATTCTCAGCTTGATATTTCAGATCTTAATCGTGATAATATTCCAATTTATGAGCCTTTTCCACCTGGGCCAACAGGATTGCTACAAGACTTGTATTGAGAATCTCGAAGAAAACGCAACAGAAGAAGAGGAGGTTGGATGCTTCGAAAATTATACCATATTCATAATCAGTTCGATGCAGTACATCATCTTAGCCGTTGCATTTTCGAAGGGTCGACCTTACAGAAAGCCGATATGGACGAACTGGGGTCTCCTCTCTTCTTTCATACTTATGTCACTTTTCTCAATCTACATGGCACTGAACCCCTTTGAGTGGCTCGCGGACCAGTTCGAATTGGTGTTGCCACCGGATATGGGCTTCAGGTACGTCTTGCTTGGTTACGGGCTGGCCAATTTCGTTTTGTCAATGGTCGTCGAGTACTTCGTAGTCGAGTACATAATATTTGGAAAACTGAGATACCGCTGGCACGATGTTTACAAGTCGAAGAAACGGTATCTTGCAATAGAGCGGGACATGGCCTCAAATCACAAGTGGCCACCGATATCGCAAGAGCCTTTGCCAGAAGCAGCACCGGACATATTGATTCGTCAGAATTTAACGGAAATCAAAATCGAGAATATCACCGAGACTAATCCGACCAGTGATTTTATCAACTCGAACGTCATTCAAGAAACGAATTctgatttcaagcgatttgGTTCTGCTAGAGAAGTCACGTTGAATCCAAGGTCGTTGTTTAGCGATCGGCGAACAGCGGTTTCCATGCAAACTGTTCCCAGTTTTGACGATGACAGAGAGATCGACAGGGAAGTTCGCTATACGCCGAGTTCCTGCAAGCTGGAACTTCCTGCAAAGAGGAGGCACAATTCCGAATCAGAGAACGGCATTTATCCATACGAGAAATCGTACCGAAATTATAACACAAACCCAATAGCAACATTGCCAAGACATCCACCTAGCCAGCAAGTCGCACCATCGGATGAGTTTAAAAGCGTAATGGTGCATAAAAGCGAGGAAAGCAACTTCCGAAGTGCCACTCAAAGTGTTCTCGAGTTGGACATTTTGCCGTCCTGA